From the Echeneis naucrates chromosome 7, fEcheNa1.1, whole genome shotgun sequence genome, the window AGGTGCTGTTATCGCAGATTAGAGTGGCagtaaacaaacattaaaacaccCACTGCTGATGgctgctgactgactgaagcctaatctgctgtttctctgagaGCATGAAGGACCTCAAGGATGCAGGCATCTGTACAGCAGCATCCATTACATTAACTGAcagcctcctctgctctgtaCTCACCGTCTGCAGACACTCTATCACTTTGCCCATGTACTCCCTCTGACAGTCAtatggaggaaaaggaaagtgaacTGTCACTCCTCGCAAACTCAGTGAAGTCATTTTGTGAGCCTGAACTACCGCAGTGTCTGGAAACCAGCTCTGTGTCCGCCGTCTGACGCCGCGCTCCGTTATGTTAACTTTCAGCTCTCACCGCTAACTTAGCCCTGTTTACAAACGGCGCCATGTTTCTACTTCCTGTGCACGTGCGCACTGAGCGGATTCGCCTTCTTCCCTTCTAGCTTGTGACGGACCGTAATGGAGAATGGCCGCCGCCCTTAGGACTCCGGTTAATACTGCAACGGTTTATAGTCTAGTTCAAACAAATACAtgacatacaaaataaatcttataataaaatgatacatgaatttagattttaaaaaaaaattaaatcaatgagCAATCTACCTCAAATTATTTTTTCTAATCCTGTTGCTCTTAAAAATTCTAAAACATAATTTGTGATATCTTGCGATGAGTTCtgttctttaaaaacaaaactttttcttttcagttttcttctttccttttcatgtgGTTTACATTTCCTGTGTATATGTACTAAAGTGTCTCCTTCTCTGAAACgttcacatttttcactgatGAAATTCCATAATGTGTAGTGTTTTGTTTAATCCTGTCTTCATTCATCACGGTTGGAATAGCCTTCTCCCCCGTTCCCCGTTGTGTTAAATCTCTAACCAACGAACAACAGTCATCTTTTATTTGCACAATGTGAACTTTACAAAGCTTTGCCAATCCTTCTTGAGATCCTTTTTTAGTATCGCTTGAGCTTCTCTCTTGTCCAAATTTGTTGAACTGATAAAATATTAGATCTTAGAACTTGTTTAGCATATTTCAATTCATTGGCTTACAATCCCACATAGATAGGAATCAAAATGAATTTTACACATATTCCTACTGAGTTCAACCATCATTAATGTTTCACATAAAAGATTTTGTGTCCCATTTGAAGAACAAGTTTGGAAACTTTTCAAAGCTGTAAGAGAATTTATACACACTAAATACCCTCACaggtttaatttcatttatccACTCTATAATGCCATGTTAAAGATCCGAGCACCCAACAGTGTGAGAATCCTATTGGATCTGTTGGCATTACTATCATTCCGCATTCTGTAACAGTGGGAAACAAGGAAAACACCTTGCACCTTGGGGAACGGAGGTCAATTTGGTTATCTAGTACTGACtgtaatttttccatttttgcatcattatattttaaacatttaaaaaaagggaattCTCATcttgattttgtgtttgcatcaaGTAGCATATTTGTCTTGCTTATCTAACTAATCCTTCTCAAATGTGTTGTGCTTCAATGTCGTGTGGTGTGGTCATGGTTCATACATTATTACAAAATTCAACAagaacatgttttcttttaattatatttgAATACAATAATCATGAAATACAGTCAGTGGATCATAAACATCCTATTCATTTCTAGCTGAGGGTAGAACAATCTTGCTTGGGTCGTAGTAGTTCTCCTCTATGAGAGGAAgaccctccttttctctctgctggaTCACACACTCTGCTTCCCTTCTGGCCCACTGCCgcattctggggaaaaaaaacaaaaggacaacagAAGATATAtagtcagagagagaagagtagGAGGAATGAGGAAAACTAATTTCTGAACATTTAACTCTTTGACTCAGGTCCAAAGCTTTTTTTGCTTCAGAAAGTTCAGAACTGACTGAAATAACCTCAAGCTGTGAAAGTACATCTGTGACAGTCCAATTTTGTGTCAAGACAGCAGCCTGTCTTTGGTCTGGAAAAAATCGTGCAGTCTAAGATTGTCAAACATCATATAGTCAGGGTTTTAAAATGGCTACCAAACCTTGTTATTGGAAGTACAGAAGAATTAAAATCATAGTCAAATTGACATGAAAACGGCTTTGAATTGTCTTTGAACTGTTTGAGAAACAGTTTTAGATGTTGGCAGTTATTATTACATCTTTGTCCTTATTGATATAAAAATTAAGCTTTGCCACAAGATtgatatttcctgttttatttcatttcttttagaTCAAACCGTGACTCAGCAGAACATTTACTGAGACTTCAGAAAAAGGTCCTGACCATTGTCATTCCATACTTAACAGCACaattgaaaaagatgaaaatgggAGCTCACCCATGGTCTGGTAAGTAGTGGATAAATGTTGCTCCGAGAACAAGAGCCACTGAGATACCAAAGAAGAAGCCCACCCTCATGTTCCACTCATCCACAACAGGATCACTGGAGAAGCCATGGTAGTCTGGATTCTAACAGAAGAAGGCACAGGACATGTGTAGTCCcattgatgaaaaaataaagaactaACAGCCCTCTCTCCTAAGCCGCTTCAGTCTCTGTTGGAGGTGGGACAGactcattaaaatgtaaaaccacCTGATgcagaaggaaaataataattttcacaAATGCAATCTCTTGCATTTTCCTACTTCAGGACCTTTCTGCAGGAATCAGGAACCATTTGagtgcaaataataataaataaataaaacctgcaCTGTTGATTTACCCCTGAAAAAGTTCCTGCTTGGGGTGGGAAACTTGCCAATGGCCCAGGAACTTTGTGGAGGGCAGTGCTGAAGACTTCTGATTGGTTGATACTGgccactttttatttaaaaccagCAAAGGATTCTTAACTTTAAACAACACTAATACTGAAAAAGATATTACCGTATTTTTCGCAGTATAAGGCGCatttaaaatccttaaattttcttaaaaattGGCAATGCACCTTCTAATtcggtgcgccttatgtatgaattcttgttgtgcttactgactcCGAAGCAATTTTCTGTGGTACACTGAGCTCAAatatgtcaaaatgttttagtgcgactttggtaagcgacAAAGCCAATCTGCTTGATGGATTttcggagcattcccagctgacacagacGTTATATTAACatccttggttggatatggtttgcaacgtcagacaacgttagatagctaattatgtagtgctggcaagcaaccatcatccaacattaagtttttaacgtaaacccaaatttcaaatccatatcataattCAATTATGATCAAATGTTGGgatacaacgttgttccaacgtcacactaacttcaggtgtttgctaatcagagaacagtacacAGCACACTTACCtctgccactttttgtaataccggtacgtactgtgctttgctttatatattttatcatgcgccttataaccCGGTGcaccttatggtccgcaaaatactGTGATTTTTGTATGgcctttgttttcttcctacCACCACCTACTGGATTAGTCATTTATTGcattaattttgattatttttcaataCGTCATTGGCCCTGATTTGCATTACCACTCCATGACTTCCGGCTGGGGTTGGTAACGGACACACACAAGGCCACAAGATCGTCCTGCATAAAAATACTTTGACTTTTGGTCTTCTGAATGCACTTTGAAAATCCAACCCTGTTGGGCAGGTGAAACAAAGACATTCTCAAAGTCCTCCTCCCAACAAAATCTCAGAGGCTGCAACATAACACAGAATGAGATGGGCAGGGGGGGTcatcacacacagcagaaagcacacTAAGTCCTTTGCACTGTGCATCCTACAGATTGTCCAATACAAGAATTGAAATTTGATCAAATTCTACTCTCAAATCTGTTgaaatttcatgttttttgccTTATTTTGCAAGAATTTTCTGTGTATAATGCCAATTAAAAGAATGGTGATTAAAGCACAGCCACCCTGTGATCAATCAGattaaacatattaaatgtTTGACAGCCGTAGTTTGGATATGATAGTTTATTTAAAGTACTCCTAAAGTCTAGATAATTCCGTGGGAAGTCTTTAATTTTTAACACTCATTTAATTCCCCGCTTTTACTTCACACTGAAAGTCTATAGAAATGTTCCCTCTCTTTACAACCCTGATTTTTACTGCATTTGCAATCAAAATCCTCTGTCACATGATGACACGAGCTCCATTTTGATGATCTGTCTTGTTCCGGTAATTATGGGCAGGTGTGTTTACATTTAAGTCTCCATCGCCTGCACTTGTCACACAGTGTGTCTCCAAGTCAATCAAACAGTCAGGACTAACGGTACTGGATCGGAGACTCGAACTCACCTTGACATACTGGCTGACCTCGCCGTGTCCAGCCTTGTCCGCGGCGGGGTGCAGCTCCGTCACCGCAGTCGAACCGGCGGCACCTGTCGGCTTGGACTGGGAGACGAACCGAACCGGCTGACGGGAATATAACCGGGGAAACGCAGACCTGAATCGTGAAAGTCGGGTAAACATTTCTACTGTTTCTGAAGGATACAGTGAACCCGGAATCGGAAACTGATCCCCCTGACCGCCCTTCGACGTCATGTACTAGATGTTAAATTGGACGTTACCGCTACCGCTGGTCATTGGCGGTAATGCAGCACTGATATGAGGAGCGGTCCTGCAGGTTCCTGGGCTCTCCTGGGTCCTTCAAGTGTTCTGAGTTTGTGAAATGGAGTCCCCATTATCCCACTGAAAATTAACCTACATATAACAGTGTATAAGTACACTCTAGACCGTGATCAGGCTTCCAATTACTTCCTGAGGGTTCAGTAAATGAGTTTCAGGGTGCTTTCACACCGACAGCATTTAGTGCATACTAAATGAGTTTGGTCCCTTGGTTCGGTTCGTTTGAGTTGGTGTGAATTCAACCACCACACTTTGGTGCACACCAAATCAGCCGGTCCAAGACCTCCCCATCTCCCTAACTTTGGAGCAGTTCCTCTGGTGTGAAAGCAACCGAAAACAAATTGGACCAAAACGGTCAAGTTTTAATGCATTGTGGGTATCGGGGATACTGAATTGTGggtaaaattattcattttatttcctgttgatcCCATAGTTGAcccatttgtttattcattggCTGCTTGGGATGAAATGGTCTTTCGGGAGGCGGGCACATCTCTGCAATGCGACTCCAATGCATcatgacattgtttttgtgttgcagctgcAACTCATGTTGAAACTGAATTGTTTGCCAAAAAATACTAACACATTCAATGTAACAAATGAGTACATATATGTATCATGGAGAGATTCACAGAAAAAGTCCAGGGACCCATATCCCAACTTTGACAGGAAGTCAGCCATCttgaaataaagttttgatttgatttaaagtgtTATTCTTAAACAAACTCCTCCAACAGTTAAATGGAAATAACTTCATATTAATTCAGTATAATCTCAAAATCTTGAAAGGATAAAAGTTATGAAAATCTTGTTCATCCATTATACCTGCTGGGCATGGCAGTGCTGCAAATTTTGAGGTGtcaccatcattttttttacccCTGCTGCAAGTCCTGccatattatttatatttcatctgcTCATATATGCACGTCACAAAATGACTCAATGACGCTGCCTTCAAAATTTTGGAAAAATCAAGCCCCTCACTCCAGACTGAAGCAGATGAACGAAAAATTGTGCATACATGTATCATGGCCAGACACATGAAAAAGTCTCATGGACCCATACCTCAATAACTCATAACTTCAAAAGGCAGTTGACCATTTTGATTTGGAGCTTTAGATTTTTTCCGAATCTTACTGATTTCCAGTGgtttgatgtaactctgttatgatttggtgctacatagataaatctgatttgaaatgaagaaatcGGGGGTGCAGGACACATAGCTGCCAAATACTGAGTTGGTGTTTGATCCACATTCCAGACCAGAAGGTGACGGTAAAGAACCATTGAGCTGCAAACTGGTTGCCGACCGCCatttaagaagaagaagaagcggcagaagaagaagaagacacgaagaagaaaaagctatttaaaaGTTTATCCTGAAGTTTAGACTTACGGCGGTCTTTTAATGTTGCGACCTGCCCTCCGCTGATCCCTCTCACAGCAAGTTAGTTATTAGTGGTTCAACCAAACCTCCAGACAGCTGGACCAGTATCCCGGGGGTCCCAGACCGGCTCCGGTTGATAAAGAGTCAGAACCGCCTCACAGCACTAGTTACAGAAGTTAACGGTAAggttatttaatttttggtaACTCAGTCCATGTTTCGATGTTTCCAAATCCGGCAAGTCGAGGTTAGCTCAGTTAATGCAGCTTACAAGACTAAAGCCAGTCAGTTGAATTTAAACAGGCTAATTGTGTAGCTTAGTATGATAGTAGAAGATATATGTGGTTGTTACTGGGTGGAAAAATAACACATACCGACTGCACAGAGATTTGTGACAGTAATTATTCATTTGGGGtctgtattttcatattttatttaaatcaacaaTGGTCTgtaaagagaaataaagttAAAACTAGGGTGGGTGAACTTGCTTGGTCATCATTGAAGACATCTCACCTGTCTTCCTCATCCTTGTCATTTAGGTCTAAGAAAGCACTTGAGTGTATTTTTTAGTTGGCCATCTGTTGACGCATGCATTTGTTTAGTTGCTGTTTGGAAAACAGACTGTCTGTGTCCATATCCATAAACATGGCCCAATCACTCATAGATAGATGTCACAACAACCAGGAGCACCAACAGACAATGTGGTATCAATGGCCTTGTTAATAATCCATGGCTAAATATAAGAGCTGCTCCAACTTGttgacaaacaacaaacaaaacatatatatgtaaaataataataataataataatgtgacacCAAATCCCTGAGTGATGAAACCAGCTGGCAACAATAATTTCTCACAGCAGGCAGCTTTTCAAGATATTTGATAAAGACAGTAAGCTTGCTATATGCAATGTATGCAACACTGAAATTCCTCATGGTGGAAGTCCATCAATCTGTCCATcctcaaccgcttatccatttccaggtcacgggggttgctggtgccaatcccacctcacacTTAGGGAGGGCGGGGACAGGACCCTGGACAGGACAATGGTGGAAATCATGAACATTTTGTAATTAAACCAACCTCATtagacatttaaaaatctgtcaTCTGACAGAATACAGCAAGTATGAGGAGCACACCCTGTCAAAGCCAGTCAGTTTTGCCAACTCATCCATCCACTGTTGATGATACATTAAGCCCTTCACTGAATTCCCACTATATTTTTAAgtacagttttccttttttttttttttgtaaatggtGCACCATGCTATACAGAATACAACAATTTAAATGGAGGATTCCCACCTGTTCCAGTTGGGGGGGTCTTCAGGAATTAATTGCCCTCAATTTAACTCTGACAACATGATCATGTATTTaataaatgatcaaaataattGGCTTTCCTATCAGAAATAATTGGGCCAATTCACAACtgcaatgaaattaaataatttttccacGAAGGTTCCCTGATCAGCAGTTTTTGAGAGTGGTGTGTGGTGACTCGCTAtccttttctatttcattttgacaggTTAATGAAAGGTGTCATACCTTTCAGTATAGTCCTTCTTTTGGTGGGGGTGCAGCTGACGGATGGACATGTCAAGCAGGTTTGAGGTCTGGCAGGAGCTGGCTCACAGCTGTGGCCTCATTACAATCCAACAGGGTCTACAACAGGTCTGGagtctgctgcttctctgcctTATCTGTCGACTCTGCTTCAGACTGGGTGAGCCAGACCGCAGCATCTGCATGTCAGCCTATAGGAGCCTTCACAGGAGGACACATTTGAACGctcactgatttaaaaacatgactGGAGGAAAATTTGGATTATGTGTTTATTGGCACACTGAATTAGCGTTCCTTTTCAAAAACCTTTCACATTCATGATGCCTGTATAGAATAAATTGAGATCCAACCACTTtgagcaggaaagagaagacAATGTTTGTTGATGGAAGCTGGTGGATGCTGATGAATAGTAATGATTGCTTTGGATACTGATGATTGCTGGTGGATCTTGATTACTTCTGGTCAATAAATCGtttttttgctgcttgtgtTCTGCAGGCAGTGTGTCCACCCTGAAACATGCAGTGTCAGTGTTGGCTGGAATGTGGAGCCTCTACCTGTTCTTTGAGTTGCAGATGCTATGGGTGCTGTCACTTAGTGGCCTCTGTTACCTTGTTTTGCTGCTTGGTCGAGACTCCAGCAACAGAGGCCTCTTCCTCTCGGGAGTCATTGTCGTCTACCTCCTCTTTGggtgagaaaaagcaaaaagacagTTTCTGGGAAACTGCAGTACGAAATCAAACAACTCTTCTGTCAGTAGACATGCATCCAGACAGTGGTGACTAAAGGTCCCTCCCCAATCATGTGCTCTACCCATACCTCCACACATGTGGTTTTAAACATCTGGCACAGTGGCCACTATTGTGCAAGATAAAGGTGACCTGGCTTAGCAGCTGAATAACTAGATCAACTATATCAACTTTACTCACTGCTTGCTGCCTATATCAGTTTTCATGAGCACACCATAAGAGTTGCAACATGCAACAACTTAGTCATGCTACTGACATGCTTTCTACAGCCATGGCCAAAAGTTTTGAGAATgaaacaaatattaattttcACAAAGTCTGCTGCCTCAATTTTTATGATGGCAATTTGCATATACTCCACAATATTATCAAGAGTGATCAGATGAATTGCAAAGTCCCTCTTCGCCATGAAAATGAACTTAATTCCCAAGAAACCATTTCCACTGCATTCCACTGCCACAAAAGGACCAGCTGACATCATGTCAGTGATTTTTCTTGTTAACACAGGTGAGAGTGTTGACGAGTACAAGGCTGGAGAGCACGCTGTCATGCTGATTGAGTTAGAATAACAGACTGGAAGCTTTAAAAGGAGGGTGGTGCTTGAAATCGTTGTTCTTCCTCTGTTAACCATGTTTACGTGCAATCATTATTGCTTTGCACAAAAAGGGCTTCACAGGCAAGGATATTGTAGTAAGATTGCACCTAAATCAGCCATTTATCGGATCATGAAGAACGTCAAGGAGAAGTTGTTGTGAAGAAGGCTTTCAGGGCACCCAAGAAAGTCCAGCTAGCGCCAGGACCATCTCTTAATGTTGATTCAGATGCAGTATCGAGGCACCACGGCAGCAGGCAGGTGTGAGTTCATCTGCACGTACAGTGAGGCAAAGACGTATGGAGGATAGCCTGGTGTCAAGAAAGTCAGCAAAGAAGCCACTTCTCTCCAGGAAAACCATCAGGGACAGACTGATAGTCTGCAAAAGGGACAGGGATTGGACTGCTGAGGACTGGGGTAAAGTCATTTTCCCTGATGGATCcccttttcagattttttttttttttggggggggggcatctggaGAAAGGCTTGTCCAGGGAATTAAAGGTGAGCACTACCATCAGTCCTGTGTCATGCCAACAGTAAAGAATCCTGAGACCATTCATGTGTGGGGTTCCTTCTCAGCCAAGGGAATGGGCTCACTCACAATTTTGCCACACAGATATGAGTAAAGAATTGTACCAAAGCATCCTCCAAGAGCAACTTCTCCCAAACACCCAAGAACAGTTTGGTACAAACAATGCCTTTTCCAGCATGATTGAGTACCTTGCAATGAGGAAAATGTAATAACTAAGTAGCTCGGGGAACAAAACATTGAAAGTCCATGGCCAGGAAACTCCCCAGACCTTAATCCCATTGAGAATTTGTGGTCAATCCTCAAGAGGGCAGTGGACAAACAAACGGCAACAAATTCTAATGAACTCCAAGCATTGATTATGCAAGAATGGGCTGCCATCAGTCAAATTGTGGCCCAGAAGTTAATTGCAGAGGTCTTGAAAAAGAAGTTTTCATTGTACATTGTGTCATTATACACACACTGAACgtaatgcacacacaacaaaattacatttacactctTGAGATACGTATATACATACAGGACCCAGACAAccctacacatacacacagggcCCCATATTATGCAAGCATGCAAACATGCTAAAAGGTTCCAGAGTGAAGGCACCACCATTGCTCAGCACACCTGGAGAGTCAACACTGCAAATATTGACTCTTTGGacaaatgtaataatgtaaaaCAATACACGTAAAATGCAATAATGTAATTTTCAATAAAATGCCTTTGACACTTATGAAATCCTTGTGATTataattactgtaattattACCTCAGTATAATCTTAACTTCACTATAGTAACATCTGACAAAAAGATCTAACATCAGTGAAGCAGCAAAACCAATACTTGTCAATCTCAAAACTTTTGGCCCCAGCTATAGTAACCCTGTTCAGTATTCATTTTCTGTACCCACAATATCATTCATATCACATCTTGTTTGGCACATAGCACAAACCATTTTCCTTCATCTCCTGATTTGAATCAGGGACTGTCTGTAGATATCAGTTTTGAGGCTTATGACCTAAGTACTCACTATATTTGAGTGTACAGTGATTGCCAACTGATTGTTGTTTAAATTTCCTTGAGTAATTTCACCCCTTTGTCAGTAAATATTTGTGGTTGGTATGGAGTTTAAGTCTTGTAAGATAATTTCTGTACCTCTTATTTTCAGGGAGTTGCATTTAATTGACATGGTCACCTGGCATAAAATAAGAGGTACAATTTCCATCATACATTTGTGCAAGTTTTCATCATATGTGGTTTTTCTTGTTACTTGCTCAATTCTACAGCAATCATCTTTCAGAATACAACACTGGAGttttttgaatgaatgttttcacatCATGAGTTTGTCACCTTATTAATCAGTTTAAACTATTGTTGCACACTGTTGTGTGAGTATGTTAGTATACTGTGTAGCAGCATCCTCTGGTGTTATCAGTCGTTTTTTGTTTGGTGTAAAATCCAGTATCA encodes:
- the ndufb11 gene encoding NADH dehydrogenase [ubiquinone] 1 beta subcomplex subunit 11, mitochondrial, coding for MFTRLSRFRSAFPRLYSRQPVRFVSQSKPTGAAGSTAVTELHPAADKAGHGEVSQYVKNPDYHGFSSDPVVDEWNMRVGFFFGISVALVLGATFIHYLPDHGMRQWARREAECVIQQREKEGLPLIEENYYDPSKIVLPSARNE